The sequence below is a genomic window from Setaria italica strain Yugu1 chromosome IV, Setaria_italica_v2.0, whole genome shotgun sequence.
AGACGAGGCCGGAGAGCAAGCCGACGATGAGCGCGCTGTTGTACGTCGTCGCCTCGTTCTGCCTCACGTTCTCCCTGTCGTCGATGAACGAGTCGTTCTTGAACGGTCCGCCAACCAGCGCCCCCGTGGCGACGTTGGGGTTGGGCTTGGGCGACTTGAGCCACTCCTGGCCGTCGCAGCCGGTGTCGACGTCGGCGGGGATGGACGCGCCACGGTGGTGCACCCGCTGAGGGTAGCTGTCGCCAAAGCCGACGAGGTAGCTCAGCTTCATCGGATTGTCGCCAAGGACGTAATCAGCCTGCTCAAGGTTGATGTGAGAAATTGTGAATAGGCACAAGCATTTCTATGAAGGTTGATCATTTTCATGTCTGAAGATAGCCATTTCTCTGAACAGTGCCTGTTTTTGTGACACTGTTGACTGTTGAGGGTTGGTGGCAAGTGACATTGGAGTGTTACCTGGGACTTGGCGAATTTGCGAAGGTCTGCAGCCGTGAAGCTCTTCCCGCTGCAGGTCAGCTCCGTCTTCCCCGACGTCGACATGTAGTCGCTGTAAACGGCGGCAAGGAATGCGGAGGCAACAGGGTGCTGGAGGGAGTTCCATTCAGCTACATACAGCAACCCCCCTGCACAATTCCACATCGCATCAGATATCAGTCTGACCATTTAGCAGTTGCAGTTGTAATTTAACACGATAACGCAGTGCAGCAGTTGCTTGTTTGATCAATGGCACTGTTACAGTGACTGCAGATTCCATCAGTGAATAGTCTGTAACAGTTTTCTTTTCTGATGGTCTATGCCGATGTCACAGATAGTAACTGATGTCAACCTTCTGTTCTGAAAGCAGCCGTGTCCGACTCCGGCAGGAGAATGCACATGACGGCGTCGGCAGTGTCTTTGTAGGACCCAAGGCCTTCATCTTGTCCAACGTCAGATCCATCTGATGCAAAGAAGCTTACTCTTGACAAGAGAACCTACGATCAAATCAAAGGAAATTGTtgcaaaaatttgaaaaaatctTGACAAGAGAACCTCATGTCTCGAAATTCCATGAGCTGTTGTGCCACATTACCTCGGTGCCAGCACGCTTGTCGTCCCAGCTGAAGTACCTGGGGTTTCCCAGATCGGCGTACTCCTTGCCGTTCTTGCCGGTGGCGTAGCTCAGGTAGCTGTGGTTGCCGGTGGCGTGGTACAGCCAGCTCGCCGCCCACAGGAGCTCGTCCTGGTACGTCGTGGAATTGTAGTAGGCGCTGAGCTCCGGGAACGTCCGCGTGTAGGAGCCCCGGTACTTGTCGGCGAAGGCGAACAGCCGCTGGGCGTGGTCGAGGAGCGACGACGAGTACGTCCCGTTGATGGGCTTGTACACTAGCGaggccgcggccatggcggctgccgtctccgccgccacGTCGCTGCCGGGGGATTTCGTGGTGATCTTTGTCAGCGGCCTCTTCTCGGACATTGTCTCCGGACGTTCCCAGCACTTGTGGTCTGCTTTGGGGTCACCGACCTGATGATGGCCAGGACATCAAATCCATTTTCAGACTAGCAAAACTGGAAATCTTTCGTGACATGCACCGTTCTACATCTGAGTTTTGCTAGcctcttatcttttttttaataaataaggCAGATTATATTAAAAACAAGGTGAAGCTCATGCTGAACGAAAACAACAAATGAAAAAATAACACAAATGTTGGTAGGTtggattggatcatcaacaCATGTTGCACCATGCGTCCACGCCATTGCACTCAACTTAACTTAACAACACAaccagttggattgggacatcaacacgcgcCGAACTCAATTCATCTCAAGCAGATTTTACTCCGCCCGACAACGGTAGCAGAACCGAAGCCTTACCACAACACCCACTAACATTCACGCTCATGTAGTCGCTGAAACCTCCAGGCGTGACCCTGCGTCAACAGGAAATCGATAGAAGCAGACCGCATCGCACCGAGAAAACCACCCTCATGCAGGACCCTCCGTCGTAGTGttgctgcaacaccacactccacctgacacGGTGATACCACTGAATCCGAACCTCttgcaggctgcctcgcagtcgccaccacgataacacaacgcgcggggacctcgccacatccgccgttggactccacctcactctcgtcgcctcgaagaaacaccgGACGTGGGGGTCTCGCCACGCCTGCCATAGTATTCCAcgtcacg
It includes:
- the LOC101757570 gene encoding endoglucanase 18, with protein sequence MAARCCGCSVRCCCWLLVLTLVALAVTATVVFVRYRNGGQVFPLPGVPDPKYAEALAVALQFFQVQKSGKLVRNEIPWRGDSALDDGEEAKLDLSKGMYDAGDHMKFGFTLAFTGTMLSWSVLEYGDAMRAAGQRDAAMDALGWIMDFLVNAHPSDDVLYIQVGDPKADHKCWERPETMSEKRPLTKITTKSPGSDVAAETAAAMAAASLVYKPINGTYSSSLLDHAQRLFAFADKYRGSYTRTFPELSAYYNSTTYQDELLWAASWLYHATGNHSYLSYATGKNGKEYADLGNPRYFSWDDKRAGTEVLLSRVSFFASDGSDVGQDEGLGSYKDTADAVMCILLPESDTAAFRTEGGLLYVAEWNSLQHPVASAFLAAVYSDYMSTSGKTELTCSGKSFTAADLRKFAKSQADYVLGDNPMKLSYLVGFGDSYPQRVHHRGASIPADVDTGCDGQEWLKSPKPNPNVATGALVGGPFKNDSFIDDRENVRQNEATTYNSALIVGLLSGLVSSSSVAQSLS